In Paenibacillus sp. FSL M7-0420, a single genomic region encodes these proteins:
- a CDS encoding GNAT family N-acetyltransferase codes for MRTMPTGTTSISTAPITIEPMEAKYSRAVGGLLAEAFQGKFQNRIRLKEAELAGCFELLLQYAPADPYTHRMVAVQQGEVIGSIAIKCTPEARLLGKRQTPPLPGTSLLLGKRGMIRMLIGLYVLDHTPAAGECYITDLAVHPEHQNKGVGRLLVEWAQKLVDTDPGLNRLSLHVSAGNPHARQLYGKWSFHTEAWETRYTLYLLFNELSWEYMVQQRGG; via the coding sequence ATGAGAACGATGCCAACAGGTACAACGTCAATAAGTACAGCGCCAATTACTATCGAGCCCATGGAAGCGAAGTATAGTCGTGCGGTAGGTGGGTTGCTGGCTGAGGCTTTTCAGGGGAAATTTCAGAACCGGATCAGGCTGAAGGAGGCAGAGCTGGCAGGGTGCTTCGAGTTGCTGCTTCAGTATGCTCCTGCTGATCCCTATACACACAGGATGGTTGCTGTGCAGCAGGGTGAGGTGATTGGCAGCATCGCGATTAAGTGTACACCTGAAGCCCGCCTTTTGGGGAAAAGGCAGACGCCTCCTTTACCGGGAACCTCACTGCTATTAGGCAAACGGGGCATGATCAGAATGCTGATCGGCCTCTATGTACTAGACCATACCCCGGCAGCAGGCGAGTGTTATATTACCGACCTTGCGGTCCACCCGGAGCATCAGAACAAAGGGGTAGGAAGGCTGCTTGTAGAGTGGGCGCAGAAGCTTGTGGATACAGACCCGGGACTGAATCGTCTCAGCCTGCATGTATCAGCCGGTAACCCGCATGCCCGTCAGCTATACGGGAAGTGGTCCTTCCACACGGAAGCCTGGGAGACACGTTATACCCTGTACTTATTGTTCAATGAGTTGAGCTGGGAATACATGGTTCAGCAGAGGGGGGGATAA
- a CDS encoding MerR family transcriptional regulator, which translates to MRNEITISELAKLMNVSVHQIRYFEEKGVLQPAYTGENQYRMYSMEQVYQLAHILLLRKLEVPVQSINECMTYSPEQHRGLLENSLEGIEQELVRLQELRQFIRKMLEEQQSYSTSPETFQIKKCKATSLMQVMKLDSHRKLSAALLAEQAAGIPDLFESDIYYVLEESGAVTLCLEQPEAGGVILPDGEYLTLQCVAREEELEQWISQLLEHAAAQSIPLAGPLVVIERSYLSLFVPGKLHYELRACIGPAAPVEGRGSV; encoded by the coding sequence ATGAGAAATGAAATAACGATTAGTGAACTGGCCAAGCTGATGAATGTGTCGGTCCACCAGATCCGGTATTTTGAAGAGAAGGGTGTGCTGCAGCCTGCTTATACCGGTGAGAATCAGTACAGAATGTACAGTATGGAACAAGTGTATCAGCTCGCGCATATCCTGCTGCTCCGCAAGCTTGAAGTGCCTGTTCAGTCGATTAACGAATGTATGACCTATAGTCCGGAGCAGCATCGCGGGCTGCTGGAGAACTCTCTCGAAGGGATTGAACAGGAGCTGGTGCGTCTTCAGGAGCTTCGGCAGTTCATCCGTAAAATGCTGGAGGAACAGCAGAGCTACAGCACCTCGCCTGAGACCTTTCAGATCAAGAAATGTAAGGCTACAAGTCTTATGCAGGTGATGAAGCTGGATTCACACAGGAAGCTGAGTGCAGCGCTGCTTGCGGAGCAGGCGGCAGGGATACCGGATCTGTTCGAATCGGATATTTATTATGTGCTGGAGGAGTCGGGTGCGGTAACCTTGTGTCTGGAGCAGCCGGAGGCGGGCGGAGTTATTTTACCGGACGGGGAGTATCTGACTCTGCAATGTGTGGCCCGCGAGGAGGAGCTAGAACAATGGATCAGTCAATTACTGGAGCATGCTGCTGCACAATCGATTCCTCTCGCGGGACCGCTGGTGGTCATCGAACGCTCTTATCTCTCCCTGTTCGTTCCGGGCAAGCTGCATTATGAGCTGAGGGCCTGCATCGGCCCGGCTGCACCTGTGGAAGGAAGAGGTTCCGTATGA
- a CDS encoding LysR family transcriptional regulator, producing MELRQLKTFYTLASTLNFARAAEAQNYVPSTVTMQMKALEEELGVKLVDRLGKNVTLTDTGKTFLRYADNILCMVEEAQHALKQPGELTGTIVISADETLCTYRLPAVLQKFRQLHPGVRLIFLPLVSPSLRQSLRDGDVDVIFMLDEVKGESGFCGEKIREERFCLLAAPDHPLASRLALAIEDFHGETFLLTEQGCSYRSFFERSLSQKGMAGITELEFHSAEAIKQCAKLGMGIAILPEMAVSEELKRGELISLPWDLTAVSFATQMFWHEEKWLSPAIEAFIHLARDLESSP from the coding sequence ATGGAATTACGCCAACTTAAAACCTTTTATACGCTGGCTTCCACACTCAATTTCGCCCGCGCCGCCGAAGCGCAGAACTACGTTCCCTCAACGGTTACGATGCAAATGAAGGCCCTGGAGGAAGAATTAGGGGTGAAGCTGGTGGACCGGCTCGGCAAAAATGTCACGTTAACCGATACCGGAAAAACGTTCCTGCGTTATGCGGATAACATCCTGTGTATGGTGGAGGAGGCGCAGCACGCGCTCAAGCAGCCCGGCGAGCTGACAGGCACCATCGTGATTAGCGCAGATGAGACATTATGCACCTACCGGCTCCCCGCTGTGTTGCAGAAGTTCCGGCAGCTTCATCCCGGAGTCCGGCTGATTTTCCTGCCGCTGGTGAGTCCAAGCCTCAGACAGAGTCTGCGGGACGGGGATGTCGATGTGATCTTTATGCTGGATGAAGTGAAGGGCGAGAGCGGATTTTGCGGAGAAAAAATAAGGGAGGAACGCTTCTGCCTTCTGGCCGCTCCCGATCATCCGCTGGCGTCGCGCCTGGCGCTGGCTATCGAGGATTTCCACGGTGAAACGTTCTTATTGACGGAGCAAGGGTGCTCCTACCGCAGCTTCTTCGAGCGCAGCCTGTCGCAGAAGGGGATGGCGGGCATTACGGAATTGGAGTTTCACAGCGCAGAAGCCATCAAACAATGTGCGAAGCTGGGCATGGGCATCGCCATCCTCCCTGAAATGGCCGTAAGCGAAGAATTGAAGCGGGGGGAGCTGATCTCCCTGCCGTGGGATTTGACCGCAGTATCTTTTGCCACCCAAATGTTCTGGCATGAGGAGAAGTGGCTCTCCCCGGCAATTGAGGCTTTTATCCATCTGGCCCGGGATCTCGAATCCTCCCCTTGA